One genomic segment of Candidatus Cloacimonadota bacterium includes these proteins:
- a CDS encoding histone deacetylase, whose amino-acid sequence MHPENKKRLSSLGELPVTELESGEEYLELIHTKEYIRRMKKFSENESGHVDPETIISKGSYEAAIYAVGATIMASKTGDFALTRPPGHHAHPDRSSGFCLFNNIAIAAKYHANQGKKVLIIDIDGHLGCGTNRIFYDSDQVMYWSLHEYPAFPGGGDANEIGTGKGEGYTINVPLPAESGDEIFMEAFETFLPVAKEFNPDIVGISAGFDAHQYDLLLNLRVSVNLFHKIGKMISQNFDNVFATLEGGYNIEMFPRCLYNFLDGINNKKMRFKERNTDSMIQTFYEYEGRKALAVHNLKKFWKSI is encoded by the coding sequence ATGCATCCAGAGAATAAGAAAAGACTATCTTCTTTGGGAGAATTGCCTGTCACTGAACTGGAAAGTGGTGAGGAATATCTGGAATTAATTCATACAAAAGAATATATTAGAAGAATGAAAAAATTTAGTGAGAATGAAAGTGGGCACGTCGATCCTGAAACAATCATTTCCAAAGGAAGTTATGAGGCAGCTATATATGCTGTCGGTGCAACTATAATGGCTTCAAAAACCGGTGATTTTGCTCTTACACGTCCACCAGGCCATCATGCACATCCCGATCGTTCCAGCGGATTTTGTCTGTTCAATAATATCGCAATTGCAGCAAAATATCATGCAAACCAGGGCAAAAAGGTTCTCATTATCGATATCGATGGTCATCTTGGCTGCGGAACAAATAGGATCTTCTACGATTCAGATCAGGTAATGTATTGGTCGCTCCATGAATATCCAGCTTTCCCTGGTGGTGGCGATGCAAACGAAATAGGAACCGGTAAAGGCGAAGGTTATACGATAAATGTTCCACTTCCTGCCGAAAGTGGTGATGAAATCTTTATGGAAGCATTTGAAACATTTCTGCCTGTTGCAAAAGAATTTAATCCTGATATTGTTGGTATTTCAGCTGGTTTTGACGCTCATCAATACGACTTACTTTTGAATTTGAGAGTTTCTGTTAATCTTTTTCACAAGATCGGAAAAATGATCTCTCAGAATTTTGACAATGTTTTTGCTACTTTGGAAGGTGGTTATAATATTGAGATGTTCCCACGTTGTTTATATAATTTCCTGGATGGAATAAACAATAAGAAAATGCGTTTTAAAGAAAGAAATACAGATTCCATGATTCAGACATTTTATGAATATGAAGGACGTAAAGCTTTAGCAGTTCATAATCTTAAGAAATTTTGGAAATCAATTTAA
- a CDS encoding SDR family oxidoreductase, translated as MVNISGKWALVTGSSRGIGMRVATALAENGCKVILHSRKLESTKPIMEKLQGKGFDVYALEAELSNIDEVEKLITEVKSITNDQLDILYNNAAIMTTYRNLYEPAFEEYQQSFLINSIVPAKLCDAFLPGMIFRNWGRIVNVTSGIKEEPQLMPYSCSKAALDRYVRDMVPTLKGTNVLMNLLDPDWLRTDLGGPHAPNHPDSVLPGALVPVLLEQKEGSGKLYKAQDYRSK; from the coding sequence ATGGTAAATATATCAGGAAAATGGGCACTTGTAACCGGTTCCAGTCGCGGAATTGGAATGCGTGTGGCCACGGCTCTTGCCGAAAATGGCTGCAAAGTTATATTGCATTCCCGCAAATTGGAAAGTACAAAACCAATAATGGAAAAGCTGCAAGGAAAAGGCTTTGATGTTTATGCACTTGAAGCAGAATTATCAAATATCGATGAAGTTGAAAAATTGATAACTGAAGTGAAATCAATAACAAATGATCAGCTGGATATTTTGTACAATAATGCAGCTATCATGACTACATATCGAAATTTATATGAACCTGCTTTCGAAGAATATCAGCAAAGTTTTCTAATTAATTCCATAGTTCCAGCAAAACTCTGTGATGCTTTTTTGCCGGGAATGATATTTAGAAACTGGGGTCGTATCGTAAATGTTACATCAGGAATTAAAGAAGAACCGCAACTAATGCCTTATAGCTGTTCCAAAGCTGCTTTAGATAGATACGTGCGAGACATGGTTCCCACTTTAAAAGGAACAAATGTATTGATGAATCTTCTCGATCCTGATTGGCTGAGAACAGACTTGGGCGGACCTCATGCTCCAAATCATCCTGATTCTGTATTACCGGGCGCACTGGTTCCTGTTCTTCTGGAACAAAAAGAGGGAAGCGGTAAACTATACAAAGCACAAGATTATAGAAGTAAATAA